AGTCTATTTTCTTCCCTCGCTTTATCGCACGGCAATTATCGCTATTAATCAATTGCCTGTGACGGCTGAGACTCTCTGGTTAAGATTATTAGGACGGGGAAAAACTCAAGACCAAGCGGTGCGAGAATTGTTAGAATTACCTCAAGGTAATGCTTTCTGGGAAAATGTCCTGGAATTATTAATTAGTTGGCGGGTTAGTATGGAAATAAATAACATCCTAGAAACTGAAGATAGAGAGGTGTTTATGACCTTATCTCAAACCTATCAGGAATGGAAGGAAGCAACTAAACAGGAAGGAATCGAACAAGGACTAGAACAAGGACTAGAGCGAGGACTAGAGCGAGGTAAACTAGAGGCTAAACTGGAATCTATTCCCCGTTTGCTTGCTTTGGGTTTAAGTGTGGAACAAATCGCTCAAGCTTTGGATTTAGACTTAGAACAAGTCCGACAAGCTATTCAAGAAACTCCATGAAACCCCATGACCAATTTGCCAAAAACTACCTTGAACAATTACTTTCTCCCCTGGGAATCGTCGAAATCAGCAAAGAAGTCAGCGACGAAACCCGACAGATAGATTTATTTTTTTCCCCCAATCCCGAACCCAACCCCGATTATCTGGGATTATTAGGCAGAATTGTCCTTAATACTGTCTTGATTGAACCCTATCGCAATCCTCCCAACCGTAGCGAGATTCGTAATTGTTTAGCGAAACTTTTGACGATTTTAGCTGAACTGCAAAGACAAGCTAAACGGGAAAATCAGAGTTACAATGAAGACAATGCCCCTCGTTTGTGGATTTTATCCCCTTCCGCTAGTCTGACTCTTTTAGAGAGTATTGGGGCAAAATTAGACCCAGATTGGCCAGAAGGAGTCTATTTTCTTCCCTCGCTTTATCGCACGGCAATTATCGCTATTAATCAATTGCCTGTGACGGCTGAGACTCTCTGGTTAAGATTATTAGGACGGGGAAAAACTCAAGACCAAGCGGTGCGAGAATTGTTAGAATTACCTCAAGGTAATGCTTTCTGGGAAAATGTCCTGGAATTATTAATTAGTTGGCGGGTTAGTATGGAAATAAATAACATCCTAGAAACTGAAGATAGAGAGGTGTTTATGACCTTATCTCAAACCTATCAGGAATGGAAGGAAGCAACTAAACAGGAAGGAATCGAACAAGGACTAGAACAAGGACTAGAGCGAGGACTAGAGCGAGGTAAACTAGAGGCTAAACTGGAATCTATTCCCCGTTTGCTTGCTTTGGGTTTAAGTGTGGAACAAATCGCTCAAGCTTTGGATTTAGACTTAGAACAAGTCCGACAAGCTATTCAAGAAACTCCATGAAACCCCATGACCAATTTGCCAAAAACTACCTTGAACAATTACTTTCTCCCCTGGGAATCGTCGAAATCAGCAAAGAAGTCAGCGACGAAACCCGACAGATAGATTTATTTTTTTCCCCCAATCCCGAACCCAACCCCGATTATCTGGGATTATTAGGCAGAATTGTCCTTAATACTGTCTTGATTGAACCCTATCGCAATCCTCCCAACCGTAGCGAGATTCGTAATTGTTTAGCAAAACTTTTGACGATTTTAGCTGAACTGCAAAGACAAGCTAAACGGGAAAATCAGAGTTACAATGAAGACAATGCCCCTCGTTTGTGGATTTTATCCCCTTCCGCTAGTCTGACTCTTTTAGAGAGTATTGGGGCAAAATTAGACCCAGATTGGCCAGAAGGAGTCTATTTTCTTCCCTCGCTTTATCGCACGGCAATTATCGCTATTAATCAATTGCCTGTGACGGCTGAGACTCTTTGGTTAAGATT
This Microcystis wesenbergii NRERC-220 DNA region includes the following protein-coding sequences:
- a CDS encoding flagellar assembly protein H translates to MKPHDQFAKNYLEQLLSPLGIVEISKEVSDETRQIDLFFSPNPEPNPDYLGLLGRIVLNTVLIEPYRNPPNRSEIRNCLAKLLTILAELQRQAKRENQSYNEDNAPRLWILSPSASLTLLESIGAKLDPDWPEGVYFLPSLYRTAIIAINQLPVTAETLWLRLLGRGKTQDQAVRELLELPQGNAFWENVLELLISWRVSMEINNILETEDREVFMTLSQTYQEWKEATKQEGIEQGLEQGLERGLERGKLEAKLESIPRLLALGLSVEQIAQALDLDLEQVRQAIQETP
- a CDS encoding flagellar assembly protein H translates to MKPHDQFAKNYLEQLLSPLGIVEISKEVSDETRQIDLFFSPNPEPNPDYLGLLGRIVLNTVLIEPYRNPPNRSEIRNCLAKLLTILAELQRQAKRENQSYNEDNAPRLWILSPSASLTLLESIGAKLDPDWPEGVYFLPSLYRTAIIAINQLPVTAETLWLRLLGRGKTQDQAVRELLELPQGNAFWENVLELLISWRVSMEINNILETEDREVFMTLSQTYQEWKEATKQEGIEQGLEQGLERGLERGKLEAKLESIPRLLALGLSVEQIAQALDLDLEQVRQAIQETP